Proteins co-encoded in one Setaria viridis chromosome 9, Setaria_viridis_v4.0, whole genome shotgun sequence genomic window:
- the LOC117835958 gene encoding alanine--glyoxylate aminotransferase 2 homolog 1, mitochondrial encodes MAASLLRAAGRRRCPAEVLRRLVSSEAAPERAPSRTPPEMPPFDHQPRPYAGMGGAEIFEKRKAVLGPSLFHYYQKPLNIVEGKMQYLYDEHGKRYLDCFGGIVTVSCGHCHPDIVNAVVEQTKLLQHTTTIYLHHAIVEFAEALTSKMPGNLKVAYFVNSGTEANELAMLMARLYSGNLSMVALRNAYHGGSAGTIGLTGLQTWKYPIPQGEIHHVMNPDPYRGTFGSDAAAYAKEVEEHITYGSSGRVAGFIAETFQGVGGAVELAPGYLKLAYDIVRKAGGVCIADEVQSGFGRTGSHYWGFQTQGVIPDIVTMAKGIGNGLPLGAVVTTPEIASVLSQKIQFNTFGGNPVCSAGGLAVLKVLDKEKRQAHCADVGAHLVERLKSLQEKHEIIGDVRGRGLMLGVELVTDRKEKTPAKAETTELFEKLKDLGILVGKGGLHGNVFRIKPPMCFSKDDADFLVDAMDYAMSGL; translated from the exons ATGGCCGCCTCGCTGCTTCGCGCCGCAGGCCGCCGGCGGTGCCCGGCGGAGGTGCTGCGGCGGCTGGTCTCGTCGGAGGCGGCGCCCGAGAGGGCGCcgtcgcggacgccgccggAGATGCCGCCGTTCGACCACCAGCCACGCCCGTACGCCGGGATGGGCGGCGCAGAGATCTTCGAGAAGAGGAAGGCCGTCCTCGGCCCGTCGCTCTTCCACTACTACCAGAAGCCG CTCAACATTGTGGAGGGGAAAATGCAGTATCTGTATGATGAGCATGGGAAGAGATACCTCGATTGCTTTGGGGGTATCGTGACAGTGTCGTGCGGCCATTGCCATCCGGATATTGTCAATGCTGTGGTGGAGCAGACCAAGTTGCTCCAGCACACAACCACCATATACTTGCATCATGCCATTGTTGAGTTTGCAGAGGCGCTCACCTCCAAAATGCCCGGCAATCTAAAG GTTGCATACTTTGTCAATTCTGGGACTGAAGCGAATGAATTGGCAATGTTGATGGCCCGGCTGTATAGTGGGAATCTCAGTATGGTTGCGCTCAGAAATGCATATCATGGTGGAAGTGCTGGAACTATAGGATTGACTGGTTTGCAGACGTGGAAGTATCCCATTCCTCAG GGTGAAATACATCATGTCATGAACCCTGATCCTTACCGGGGGACTTTTGGGTCTGATGCTGCAGCTTATGCCAAGGAAGTCGAAGAACATATAACTTATGGAAGTTCAGGAAGGGTCGCAGGCTTCATTGCAGAAACATTTCAG GGTGTTGGAGGAGCTGTTGAACTAGCTCCAGGATACCTAAAGCTAGCTTATGACATTGTGCGGAAGGCTGGTGGCGTTTGTATTGCTGATGAAGTTCAGAGTGGTTTCGGTCGTACTGGAAGTCATTACTGGGGATTCCAGACACAAGGTGTCATTCCAGACATTGTAACAATGGCAAAG GGAATCGGCAATGGTCTACCATTGGGAGCTGTTGTAACAACTCCTGAGATTGCAAGTGTGTTGTCTCAAAAAATCCAATTTAACACATTTGGTGGAAACCCTGTTTGTTCTGCTGGTGGGTTAGCTGTGCTTAAGGTTCTTGACAAGGAGAAACGCCAGGCACATTGTGCTGATGTTGGAGCTCACTTGGTGGAGCGTCTAAAATCACTTCAAGAGAAGCACGAAA TCATAGGTGATGTTAGAGGAAGGGGACTCATGCTTGGTGTGGAACTCGTTACCGACAGAAAGGAGAAGACCCCTGCCAAGGCGGAAACTACCGAACTGTTTGAGAAACTCAAAG ATCTCGGGATACTAGTTGGGAAAGGCGGTCTGCATGGTAACGTTTTCAGAATAAAACCACCAATGTGCTTTTCAAAGGATGATGCAG ACTTCTTGGTGGACGCCATGGACTACGCAATGTCAGGTCTCTGA
- the LOC117837965 gene encoding transcription factor ILI3, with product MSGRRGRISDDEINELISKLQALLPESSRRRNASRSSASKLLKETCSYIKSLHREVDDLSERLSGLMSTMDNDSPQAEIIRSLLR from the exons aTGTCGGGCCGCCGCGGCAGGATCAGCGACGACGAGATCAACGAGCTCATCTCCAAGCTCCAGGCACTCCTCCCGGAGTCCTCACGCCGCCGGAACGCGAGCCGG TCGTCGGCGTCGAAGCTCCTGAAGGAGACGTGCAGCTACATTAAGAGCCTCCACCGGGAGGTGGACGACCTCTCGGAGCGGCTGTCGGGGCTCATGTCGACCATGGACAACGACAGCCCCCAGGCCGAGATAATCCGGAGCCTACTCCGGTGA
- the LOC117837963 gene encoding F-box/kelch-repeat protein SKIP11: MMLEGKSYLVSRSVPSSCEAETEWAYLANEVLSGKRPAPEDVGVEGLDEADGGGKRSKPPSPQPHTPDITEGHGSSRHASGGKEQQATGSNPIHSIGRDLTINCLLRLSRSDYGSVASLSRDFRSLVRSGEIYRLRRQNGVAEHWVYFSCNVLEWDAYDPYRDRWIRVPKMPPDECFMCSDKESLAVGTELLVFGMARIVFRYSILTNSWSRADAMNYPRCLFGSTSVGEKAFVAGGTDSLGTILSSAEMYDSENHTWTLLPSMNRARKMCSGVFMDGKFYVIGGVANNNKVLTCGEEYDLKRCSWRIIENMSEGLKGVTGAPPLIAVVNNELYAADYSEKDLKKYDKKNNKWITLGKLPERSVSMNGWGLAFRACGDRLIVIGGPRTYTGGTIELNSWIPNDRPPVWNLIARRPSGNFVYNCAVMSC; the protein is encoded by the coding sequence ATGATGCTGGAAGGGAAGTCCTACCTCGTGTCGCGCTCCGTGCCGAGCTCCTGCGAGGCGGAGACGGAGTGGGCGTACCTAGCGAACGAGGTCCTCAGCGGCAAGCGCCCGGCGCCGGAAGATGTCGGGGTCGAAGGCCTCGACGAagctgacggcggcggcaagcgcaGCAAGCCGCCGTCTCCGCAGCCGCACACGCCGGACATCACCGAGGGCCACGGCTCCAGCCGCCATGCCTCCGGTGGCAAAGAGCAGCAGGCCACTGGGAGCAACCCCATTCATTCTATCGGCCGTGACCTGACCATCAATTGCCTCCTCCGGCTATCCCGGTCGGACTACGGCTCGGTGGCCTCCCTCAGCCGCGACTTCCGCTCCCTGGTGCGTAGCGGGGAGATCTACCGCCTGCGGCGCCAGAATGGGGTGGCGGAGCATTGGGTCTATTTCTCTTGCAATGTTCTTGAGTGGGATGCATATGACCCATATCGAGACCGCTGGATCCGGGTGCCCAAGATGCCGCCGGATGAATGCTTCATGTGCTCTGACAAGGAATCACTTGCAGTTGGCACTGAACTGCTTGTGTTTGGGATGGCGCGCATTGTGTTCAGATACAGCATCCTAACCAATTCATGGTCCAGGGCTGATGCAATGAACTATCCCCGCTGCCTGTTTGGGTCAACGAGTGTTGGGGAGAAGGCCTTCGTTGCTGGAGGCACCGATTCTTTGGGCACCATACTGAGCTCTGCAGAGATGTATGACTCTGAGAATCATACCTGGACACTCCTCCCCAGCATGAATAGGGCAAGGAAGATGTGTTCTGGGGTTTTCATGGATGGCAAGTTCTATGTGATAGGTGGTGTGGCCAACAACAACAAAGTACTGACTTGTGGGGAGGAGTATGACCTGAAGAGGTGTTCTTGGAGGATCATCGAGAACATGTCTGAAGGCCTCAAAGGAGTGACTGGCGCTCCTCCCCTTATTGCAGTTGTCAACAATGAGCTGTATGCTGCTGACTACAGTGAGAAGGATCTCAAGAAGTATGACAAGAAGAACAATAAGTGGATCACTCTTGGAAAACTTCCTGAACGGTCTGTGTCAATGAATGGGTGGGGGCTTGCTTTCCGAGCATGTGGCGACCGGTTGATTGTCATCGGAGGCCCAAGGACCTATACTGGTGGTACTATTGAGCTCAACTCATGGATCCCAAATGATCGGCCGCCTGTGTGGAATTTGATTGCCAGACGGCCTTCTGGGAACTTCGTGTATAACTGCGCCGTGATGAGTTGCTGA